One region of Parambassis ranga chromosome 12, fParRan2.1, whole genome shotgun sequence genomic DNA includes:
- the agxt2 gene encoding alanine--glyoxylate aminotransferase 2, mitochondrial isoform X2: protein MYKVLPCLSGRCAFLTGQQSRSWPTWAKLHLASGALCQKSAFKYPHTDLPEMPPCQFIPEEYKGMSKERMMEIRKQNCNPMTMKVTSYKNPVFIHQGHMQWLWDVDGRRYLDLFAGVATVSVGHCHPKVTAAAEQQLKKLWHTTNIYVYPTLHEYCEKLASYLPDPLKVVYLTNSGSEANDLAMLMARLHTGNYDIITFRGSYHGGSPQTMGLTSNAAYKYPIANGLGCTNTMCPDVFRGPWGGSHCRDSPVQTIRECSCAEGHCMANEHYIGQLKETFATSVPSRVAAFFGEPIQGVGGAVQYPKNYLKEAYKLVRERGGLCIADEVQTGFGRTGSHFWGFQGHDVVPDMVTMAKGIGNGFPMGAVVTTPEIAASFAKGVHFNTFGGNPVACAVASSVLDVIREEGTQQISLHVGTYLMTELAKLRDKYEIVGDVRGKGLMIGVEMVKDKASREPLPAEAMVEIFEDVKDMGVLIGKGGVYGQISEMQ from the exons ATGTATAAAGTTTTACCCTGTCTGAGTGGCCGCTGTGCGTTTTTAACAGGACAGCAGTCCCGCTCTTGGCCCACTTGGGCTAAACTCCACTTGGCAAGTG GTGCTTTATGTCAGAAATCAGCTTTTAAATATCCCCACACAGACCTGCCAGAGATGCCACCATGCCAATTCATTCCAGAGGAGTATAAG GGCATGTCTAAAGAGCGGATGATGGAGATCCGTAAACAAAATTGCAACCCCATGACCATGAAGGTTACCTCTTATAAGAATCCGGTGTTCATCCACCAGGGACACATGCAGTGGCTGTGGGATGTGGATGGGAGGCGATATCTTGATTTGTTTGCTGGTGTGGCTACTGTCAGTGTGGGCCACTGCCATCC GAAagtaacagcagctgcagaacagcagctgaaaaaacTGTGGCATACAACTAACATCTATGTCTATCCCACATTGCATGAGTATTGTGAGAAACTGGCTTCCTACCTCCCAGATCCTTTGAAG GTGGTGTACCTAACCAACAGTGGCTCAGAAGCCAATGACCTGGCGATGCTGATGGCTCGGCTTCACACAGGCAACTATGATATAATCACTTTCAG AGGCTCATATCATGGTGGCAGCCCACAGACCATGGGTCTCACGTCGAACGCAGCATACAAGTACCCCATCGCCAATGGTTTAGGATGCACAAAT ACCATGTGTCCTGATGTGTTCCGAGGCCCGTGGGGAGGAAGTCACTGCAGGGATTCTCCTGTGCAGACCATCAGAGAGTGTAGCTGTGCGGAag GTCATTGCATGGCCAATGAGCACTACATTGGACAGCTCAAAGAGACATTTGCTACCAGTGTTCCAAGTAGAGTTGCTGCTTTCTTTGGAGAGCCAATCCAG GGAGTAGGAGGAGCTGTGCAGTACCCTAAAAACTACCTCAAGGAGGCTTACAAACTCGTAAGAGAGCGAGGAGGACTCTGCATCGCTGATGAA GTCCAGACTGGGTTCGGGCGAACAGGAAGCCACTTTTGGGGTTTCCAAGGTCATGACGTTGTTCCTGATATGGTTACAATGGCAAAGGGCATTGGTAATGGATTCCCAATGGGAGCTGTTGTAACAACACCTG aaattGCCGCCTCGTTCGCCAAAGGAGTTCACTTCAACACCTTCGGAGGAAATCCTGTTGCGTGTGCTGTTGCTTCATCGGTGCTTGAT GTTATTAGAGAGGAAGGCACGCAGCAGATCAGTCTTCATGTGGGCACCTACTTGATGACAGAACTGGCAAAACTCAGGGACAAGTATGAGATCGTTGGCGATGTCCGCGGAAAAGGCCTGATGATCGGTGTGGAAATGGTCAAAGACAAG